Part of the Onthophagus taurus isolate NC chromosome 11, IU_Otau_3.0, whole genome shotgun sequence genome is shown below.
TCTCTTTTATAGATCTAACATCATCATTTTGCTGGTCAAGTTTACTACCATCCGGAAGCTCAGGCAAGTTGAATGCTACTAGATTACTCTTACGTTTTTCCCGGTCCGAAATCTCTTGAACAATGCTTTCAACATATGACTGATCCACAGCCGGTCCCGCAGTAACGGTGGAGGCGGCAGAAGAACGTTCAGTTCTAAGGATTTCCAGATCCTTCTGCAGGGTTACAACAAGGCTTGTTAGTTCGTGTAACTTTTTTAGTTGTTGCTTAAGATGAGCACATGTTGGACAATGAAAAGTCAATTTCcgatttttagattttagcAACTGAGATTCGTTTCTTGATAAACCACTGCATGAAGTATGAATAAAAGTACGACATAGGTCGCAAGAAATCTCAATTGTAGGGTTTAGGTCACCCAAACATACACCACAATTAGTACTCATAATCACACAAAGTGGGATAAGGATAGGTAGTACACTTTCACGCTGGCGGGCCGATACCAGCGACTTAAACAGAGATACGGGCCGCGGAAGACAAGGAAATAGGTAATGGTGAGAAAGAACaaaggaaaagaaagaaaaaaaaaaaaagagttgTCAGACTTATCATACTAATGTTATACTTGGTGGGACACTACACGAATCAAACTGACCTGAAGCACCATTATGGAGTAAATACTCCAAAAATAGTTGTATGCAGAGAGTATTTTATTGTTGGCTAGGTatgacaaatttattgaaCACGAACATTAAGTTGTCATCATCAAAGGTTGAGTCTTCGTTATCTTCAACATTCAGTCAGAGTgcaaaatgatatttcttgTAGACGATATTCACActgatcaaaaaatgtcacttgaaaAAATGAGGTTACTACGGACATAAGATGGATAACAAATTTCCCTTTGGTCAACATCATTTTCCAGCACAGCTTTAAACAACCACCGCTGTTTTCGATCGGTCGCTTCCGGCtagcatttttttaatgaaacgtcaaaaaatgtGACTTGAAAATGTAGAACAAACAAACAAGAATCCTCTACGTCATTTTCCAGCACAACTTCTAACTAGCACGGCCGTTTTTGAAGACATCGGCAGCCCCCGGCCATCGAGGGcgctaaataaaaataataccgaAATACCGGTATTTTGCCATCAATGCCGGTTTTTAATACCGGACAAAAATTGTCCGGGATCCCGGTATTGCAAGCTCTATATGCAGGTGGACATGTCTCTAAAAAACTTAGAGTTGCAaactaatttgaaaattataattaatcagtacaaatttttattaaaacaacaaatttcacATTGTTTATTTAGGATTTTGCTTTAGGATCTATCGGCGTGCAATCTAGAAAACGTGGTGACCACGCAACTATGCAATTCCAACAACCTCTGCCAATCCAACGAgttgtaaaaatatttaattactcCCTAGCAACAATTTGAAATATAGTGAAGCAGCGTCATACATGAAAGCGAAAAGCAgtaatttgaagaaaaacgataaaacgaaaagaaactaaaacttaactgatataaacaaatttactttaataataagaagagatgttaaaattattattatttataacaaaaaattatatatagaaAGCTACAAAAATGCAAATCCTGACATTTGTCTCGATCTAGAAATTTCTGAGGCGGTTCTGAGTAGGTGCATAAAAAGgttagataaaaatttaataacgctCACGAACGTATATTCGCGCGCCAcgaactaaaaaacaaaactacTATTTATCTTCTTTGCTTTTATTAAACGATATCGCTCGACTCTTCTACTTTCAATGCTCGTAACCGGCTCTAAATCAACTCAAAAACTGAaccttttttctttcttaattCCTTTCCTGCTCCGTCTACTCGAAACCACCACCTCAGCAATTTCCGCTGGACCTTATCATTACCACCAACGTAAGATTTAAACTGAACCGTCGGTTGTCACGGTACAactttgtaaataaactaCAAAGTTGTACCTTTACAATGGTTCCTACAATTTAACTTATATTTAACCGGATTAGAAAGCTCAAAATGCGATTTGTTACAAGTAGGTACACAAGTTGTTTTAATAGGccccataaaaaaatctatctgATGATAGATCTGGTAAACATGGTAGCCATGCAGCTCTGCTATTTCAACAACCTCTGCCAATTCAACGATTTGGaaaagtattatttaagtacTCCCTAGCAATCAGGCTGAAATATGGTGGAGCACCGTCATGCATGAACCATAACCATAAGTCACAACGTGTTTCCAATGGAACTATGGTACTGATATGTATCATCGTTGAGAATAAATAcggtttgttttattttttattctaaatatgAGTGCATCGATGAATCTGAAATCTACATTAGCTGAACTAGTACATGGTTTGCTACTTGGTTGGCTGAAATGGGGGAGATCATTTTAACAACAGGTGGACGTTCCTCTTGATTCTTTACTAGGGCCCAAGCCTTTCTGCTTAAGTGTTTGAAATCCATATTTTCTGTTATTTGGGACCATGTCTCGCTATAGATAGCATCCAAAGTGAAAAGTAGTTCTTCACCTATTTTGGCGTCACCATTGTCAAggtatttctgatattttctTTGGCTCTCAACTATCCATTTAGGTGTGTAGTCCTTGCGGAGGCCTCTGGAATGTGTCTTTTGGCATACGAAATGTAGAGGGTATCCATACTAatcatttctcaaaatcttTTACGAAGCCCAACTAATCGGCTTTTGTAAAACTCTATCGAGGCCTGGAAAAAGATCTTATTATCGGGATTTGGATACTCAATTGAACAAGGATTGGTCTATGTTGGCTTTTTGGGAAGTCGTGAGGATACAttgtgataaatattaaattgatgTTATAATATCTTTAACATCGAATATTAATTATACAGTGCGGTCACGATGAAAGGAATATAGATATACTTGTAGTGTTATCtattagtaaaataataaaatgtaaaaaaagaaatcaatagTAGCGATATAACGGGCGCGAGAGGGTTATGTTATGAGAGGTTATGTTGAGTTGTGAAGTGGTGAAATAAAGCGATTAAACTGTGtggtgcgttttattttacgGGAATCGGGTACAAAGGGAAAAAAGAACCTAACAATTGCAGCGGAGGGATAAGTAGATAAAGCTGAATCGAAGAAAAgtgttattaaaacaaaaacgtgATTAAAATGGATCAAAACAGCTTCGTATCGAACACAGACGGTGGAAACGAAGGCGAAGAGGTTACGTTGGACGCAACCGgtgaatttaatattaatatccaGTGGGAAAGACGACTTTTGCAGCAGGAACGTGATTTGTTGAAGAAGGAGAGAGAATTATTGCAAAGAGAACGAAGATTAGACAACGCAGACGGCGCTAGAACTTCGGTACATTACCATAACACAATGCAGCAGGTTATTTCGGATTTTAATCCAGGTAAATCAAATTCGTTGACAGCCCGGCAATGGATTAAAAGCGCGGAAAGTTTAGCAATGATTTTTAAGTGGGATGATCAAACGTTATTGTATAAtgctataattaaattaaacggcGCGGCGAAACTGTGGTTTGAAAGCGTTCAAAACGTGGTTTATGATtggaaaacttttaaaaaacaactaattgatgattttccaaCGGTAGTAGATGAGGCCGACATTCATTTTGATTTGTCTAAGCGCGTTAAACGTGGAGATGAGACGTATGAGCATTATGTTTATAATATGAAAGCTATCGCTAGCGCAGGTGATTTTAGCGACAGGGCCGTACTTAAATATATTATCGCCGGAATACAGGATAAAGAGTTAAGTAAACTTTTAGCCATTAGTTTACCGATTGATACTCAAGAcctgttattaaaaataaaaagttatgaaagtacaataaaaacaaatagcGTTAAAATGCCGTCCACAAGTAATAAGGACTATAATAGAGCGTCAGGAAGTGCTGATAACAGAAAATGTTACAATTGCAATGAAATTGGACACATTTCGACTAAATGTCCTAAACCTCAAAATAGAAACCGATGTTTTAGATGTGATAAAGTGGGCCACATCGCCAAAAATTGTAGAGAAACAAGTGCTAAAGGAGTTCATCAAATACAAATTCACAAACCATTGGGAGATCTGAGGAAAATAGTGGAGGTAAATGGCGAACAAATTGTAGCTTTTATCGATTTGGGGAGCGAGGTGGTGACAATGAGAGAAAAAGACGCGATCAGGTTACATTTAGGCTACATCTCATGTGTGATTTATCTAAGAGGTTTTGGTGGAGGTGAAGGGAAGACGATTGGAAAGACACGTTGTATAGTTAAAATTGATGACGTAACGATTGAAGTAGAAATTTTCATTGTCCCAGACGAATGTCAGGACGACTCTATAATAATTGGAAATAGTGCATTTGAAGATCCAGAAATACAGATTATTAAACAAGGGCACAGTTTGAAAGTACACCGAGTGTTGAAAGAAGATCCTCTTTACATCAATATGGTTAAAGGT
Proteins encoded:
- the LOC111416872 gene encoding uncharacterized protein, giving the protein MDQNSFVSNTDGGNEGEEVTLDATGEFNINIQWERRLLQQERDLLKKERELLQRERRLDNADGARTSVHYHNTMQQVISDFNPGKSNSLTARQWIKSAESLAMIFKWDDQTLLYNAIIKLNGAAKLWFESVQNVVYDWKTFKKQLIDDFPTVVDEADIHFDLSKRVKRGDETYEHYVYNMKAIASAGDFSDRAVLKYIIAGIQDKELSKLLAISLPIDTQDLLLKIKSYESTIKTNSVKMPSTSNKDYNRASGSADNRKCYNCNEIGHISTKCPKPQNRNRCFRCDKVGHIAKNCRETSAKGVHQIQIHKPLGDLRKIVEVNGEQIVAFIDLGSEVVTMREKDAIRLHLGYISCVIYLRGFGGGEGKTIGKTRCIVKIDDVTIEVEIFIVPDECQDDSIIIGNSAFEDPEIQIIKQGHSLKVHRVLKEDPLYINMVKGRDEENENKEDEENENKEGEENENKEDEENRNEEDEEKGDSEEENADEGDEDEPIQDNKMEENEDSNQYEMPEDLRENEKQTLRKLIQDNESCFASYFGEIGLNNKLRKKIENKIIKVLKKYKKNVLKNKENSNKKNNVNNNKNVNVNKKKKNDINANNNSCNKNGKDYKKNEKNCNKKEKSNNKKRNDENKKKKNNTNVNKDEKMQKIQKDISDKKYKQPRRYQEGDLVLIKREASATGQPRKMMPLYKGPYLVNEVLGNDRYHLVDVPGAQRTQRKFNSIFAADLMKPWCQLPEDFEERIEDDSNSSEAECSVIY